The genomic DNA GCATTCTTTTTTTATTATCATTGAGGTGATATTCATTGCTTGTATGGTGAGAGGGGTTTCTTTAAATAGTCTGAATGGGATACATTCACTTAACCCGATGGAATATATCAATGAGTACCAATAAACAAGGCAGTATCGCCCCGAAAGAACGAATTAATATCCGCTACGTCCCCAAAACGGATGGCCAGACAGCAGAAGTGGAACTGCCGCTTAATTTGCTGGTGACGGGAAATCTGAAAGGTAAAGCGGACGATACTCCACTGGACGAACGCCAGCCCGTTTCCATCAACAAAAACAATTTCGATGCCGTCATCGCCGAATCAGATATCCGCCGTGATTTCACCACGCCGTCGGTGCTCAACGAAACCTCCGGTGCGCGGATGGATATCAATCTCAAGGTGAAATCCATTGCCGATCTTTCGCCAGACAACATTGCCGCTCAGGTGCCGGAACTGAAAAAACTGCTGGAATTGCGTGAGGCGCTGGCCGCGCTGAAAGGGCCAATGGGCAATATCCCGTCTTTCCGCGCCCAGCTTCAGGCGCTGTTGGATAACGAAGAAACCCGCGAGCAGCTGATTCAGGAGCTGGGTCTCGCCAGTCAGAAATAACTTTGTACAAGGATTTCAGTATGTCTCAACAGGAAGAACTTGCTCCGGTCAGCGCTACACCTGCGGCTACACCATCCCTGCTGGATGAAATTATGTCGCAAACCCGGTTTCAACCAGATTCCGAAAGTTACGATATTGCGCGCCATGGTGTTACTGCCTTTATTTCAGCGCTGCTACAAAGCGACAACGAAGCAGAACCAATCGATATTCTCGCTGTAAATGCCATGATTGCCGACATTGACGAGCGTATGGGACGGCAGATGGATCTCATCGTTCATTCCCCCGAATTTCAGGAACTGGAATCATTTTTGCGTTCGCTGAAAGTTCTGGTGGAGCGAGCAGACACGCGAGAAAACATCAAAATTTATGTCGTACATGCAACTCAAGAGGAACTGCTCGACGACTTCGAATTTGCGCCTGAAATTACCCAGTCCGGGTTTTATAAGCATGTTTACTCCAGCGGCTACGGCCAGTTTGGTGGAGAGCCGGTCGCGGCAATTATTGGTAACTATGCGTTTAAAAACACCGCTGCGGATATGAAATTGCTGAAATATATCAGCACAGTCAGCGCGATGGCGCATGCCCCTTTCCTGTCATCGGTCTCAGCTGAATTTTTCGGTCTGGATACCTGGGCTGAATTGCCGGCGATAAAAGATCCCGGCGCTATTTTTGAAGGCCCGGCTTACAGTAAATGGCGTGCGCTTCGCGAAGCTGAAGATTCTCGCTACCTTGGCCTTACCGCACCTCGTTTTCTGCTGCGCCAGCCCTATGCGCCAGGTGAAAACCCAGTAAAAAGTTTTAACTATCGTGAAGATGTCAGCCGCAATCACGAAGATTATCTCTGGGGTAACACCGCATTTCTGTTGGCCTCAAATATGGCGGAGAGCTTTGCTAAATACCGCTGGTGTCCAAATATCGTTGGCCCACAAAATGGCGGAGCGGTTAAGGATCTGCCCGTGCATCTTTATGAAGCCATGGGGCAGTTACAGGCGAAAATTCCAACGGAAGTGTTGATCACTGATCGCCGTGAGTTCGAACTGGCTGAAGAAGGTTTCATCACACTCACCATGCGTAAAGGCAGTGATAACGCCGCTTTCTTTTCTGCCAACTCTGTACAAAAGCCCAAGGTCTTCCCGAACACGCCAGAAGGAAAAGAAGCTGAAACCAACTACAAATTGGGGACGCAACTACCCTATCTCTTCATCATTAGCCGCCTGGCGCATTACATCAAAGTGTTGCAACGCGAACAAATTGGCTCATGGAAAGAGCGTGGCGATCTCGAACGAGAGCTGAATGCGTGGATCCGTCAGTATGTCGCCGATCAGGAAAACCCACCGGCAGAAGTCCGCAGCCGTAAACCACTACGTCAGGCGAAGATTGAGGTGCTGGACGTTGAAGGTGAACCGGGCTGGTATCAGGTTGCACTTTCCGTTCGACCACACTTCAAGTACATGGGGGCCAGCTTCGACCTGTCTCTGGTTGGGCGTCTGGACAGGGAGTAACCATTGTGATGGAGCGGGGCATTGGGGGAAGCTTATTTGAACGTATCAGCGACGCGGCTACGTTGTCGCCTCGTCGGAAACCAAAAATGGTGTTGCTGCGTTCCATCATGCAAAACCTGCAAAACATCCTCAATACCCGTTCCGGCAGTTGCTGTGGCTCCCCTGAGTTGGGGATTGCTGATTTAAACGATGAAGCTCTCGTTTCCCGCGATTTTCGCCATGAAATCGGGCGAGGGCTGCACGATTGCATCCTGCGGTATGAGCCCCGTATCGCGGATGCTGTTGTGACTGCCGCCATATCGGATGGCTACTCCCCACTGGAGTTACGTTTTCACATTATGGCTCAGGTGGATTTTGAAGATGCAGTTGATGTCCTGGAGTTTGACATTTTGCTGGATAGCCATCAGCACTTTCAGGTGGAGTAAATATCATGGCTTTTGAGGAGCGTTACTATCGGGAAGAGCTGGATTATCTTCGTCAATTAGGCAAGCTGCTGACGGAGGAAAAGCCACATCTGGCCCGTTTCCTGTCTGAAAAGGCAGGGGATCCTGATGTAGAACGTTTGATGGAGGCGTTTGCCTTCCTTTCTGGTGGGCTACGGCAAAAGCTGGAAGATGAATTTCCGGAGTTTACGCACGGTATTATCCGGATGCTCTGGCCTAATTATCTCCGTCCGGTGCCTGCCATGACGGTGATTGAATACCACCCCAAAAATCGACTCAATGCACCAGTTCAGGTTTGCCGTAATGAATTGATCAGATCACGAACTGCACATGGTTCGCTATCACCTGGAAAAGGGGCGTTGGCTGAGAGCGAAGATGCTTTGCCTCCCGTTTGCCATTTCACTCTGGCGCGGGATGTCTGGTTGCAGCCTGTGCAAATCAAGGATGTGTGTAACAGTAGCACTCTCAAAGAAGGCATCATTGATATCGATTTTGTCGCAGCTGCAGGTATTGTTCCTCGCTCGCTGGATCTCAACAAGCTCACTTTCTGGCTGGGAAA from Trabulsiella odontotermitis includes the following:
- the tssB gene encoding type VI secretion system contractile sheath small subunit, translated to MSTNKQGSIAPKERINIRYVPKTDGQTAEVELPLNLLVTGNLKGKADDTPLDERQPVSINKNNFDAVIAESDIRRDFTTPSVLNETSGARMDINLKVKSIADLSPDNIAAQVPELKKLLELREALAALKGPMGNIPSFRAQLQALLDNEETREQLIQELGLASQK
- the tssC gene encoding type VI secretion system contractile sheath large subunit, coding for MSQQEELAPVSATPAATPSLLDEIMSQTRFQPDSESYDIARHGVTAFISALLQSDNEAEPIDILAVNAMIADIDERMGRQMDLIVHSPEFQELESFLRSLKVLVERADTRENIKIYVVHATQEELLDDFEFAPEITQSGFYKHVYSSGYGQFGGEPVAAIIGNYAFKNTAADMKLLKYISTVSAMAHAPFLSSVSAEFFGLDTWAELPAIKDPGAIFEGPAYSKWRALREAEDSRYLGLTAPRFLLRQPYAPGENPVKSFNYREDVSRNHEDYLWGNTAFLLASNMAESFAKYRWCPNIVGPQNGGAVKDLPVHLYEAMGQLQAKIPTEVLITDRREFELAEEGFITLTMRKGSDNAAFFSANSVQKPKVFPNTPEGKEAETNYKLGTQLPYLFIISRLAHYIKVLQREQIGSWKERGDLERELNAWIRQYVADQENPPAEVRSRKPLRQAKIEVLDVEGEPGWYQVALSVRPHFKYMGASFDLSLVGRLDRE
- the tssE gene encoding type VI secretion system baseplate subunit TssE: MERGIGGSLFERISDAATLSPRRKPKMVLLRSIMQNLQNILNTRSGSCCGSPELGIADLNDEALVSRDFRHEIGRGLHDCILRYEPRIADAVVTAAISDGYSPLELRFHIMAQVDFEDAVDVLEFDILLDSHQHFQVE